A DNA window from Iodobacter ciconiae contains the following coding sequences:
- the lolA gene encoding outer membrane lipoprotein chaperone LolA has translation MRKLALIILVTVTSQTAWADAAGDLKNYLTNTQSLQASFRQTVTSQQGKVQQSSGTLAIQRPGLFRWIYQKPFEQLIIADGKQIWLYDPDLKQATVKDMGKALESSPAALLAGNNQFERNYKLRPLASSEGVDWLEAIPKQADQSFETVKLGFSQGQLTQMELHDHFGQTTRIYFSALKINPKLDASQFRFIPPKDADVIRE, from the coding sequence ATGCGCAAACTTGCTCTTATCATTTTAGTTACAGTGACAAGCCAGACCGCCTGGGCTGATGCGGCAGGCGATTTAAAAAATTACCTAACCAATACCCAGTCTTTGCAAGCCAGCTTTAGACAAACTGTCACCAGCCAGCAAGGCAAAGTACAACAAAGTAGCGGCACGCTTGCAATTCAAAGACCGGGTTTATTTCGCTGGATTTATCAAAAACCATTTGAGCAACTCATTATTGCCGACGGCAAGCAGATCTGGCTGTATGACCCCGACTTAAAGCAAGCCACGGTTAAAGACATGGGCAAAGCTTTGGAAAGCAGCCCTGCTGCACTTCTTGCAGGCAACAACCAATTTGAACGAAACTACAAACTACGTCCCCTAGCCAGTAGCGAGGGAGTTGATTGGCTGGAAGCCATTCCCAAACAAGCCGATCAGTCATTTGAAACTGTTAAACTCGGTTTTAGTCAGGGCCAGCTGACGCAAATGGAACTACACGATCACTTTGGGCAAACTACGCGGATTTACTTTAGCGCACTCAAAATCAACCCCAAACTTGATGCAAGCCAGTTCCGCTTTATTCCGCCCAAAGATGCTGATGTGATTCGTGAA
- a CDS encoding OmpA family protein: MLSIKQSLTRLAVVTALSAMSTAAFAGVEAYTQNANTSGGVIKNGIGECWRTGTWSKEAATVEGCDGYEKPVAKAAPVVVAPAVVAPVVAAPMINTKHFTLKSDVLFDFNKASLKPAGKDALDKLYEEVKMMDPKDGEAHVIGYTDRIGSDKYNQPLSEKRAKSVADYLLSKGAPEGKVKFEGRGKAEPVTGDTCGKVKNRAKLIECLAPDRRVEIDIKGTKEVVTPAKK; this comes from the coding sequence ATGCTGTCGATCAAGCAATCCCTGACACGCCTTGCCGTTGTAACGGCTTTAAGTGCAATGAGCACTGCTGCATTTGCTGGCGTTGAAGCTTACACACAAAATGCAAATACCAGTGGTGGTGTTATTAAGAATGGTATCGGCGAATGCTGGCGCACAGGTACCTGGTCTAAAGAAGCCGCAACCGTTGAAGGTTGTGATGGCTACGAAAAGCCAGTTGCTAAAGCAGCTCCAGTTGTTGTGGCTCCAGCAGTTGTGGCTCCTGTAGTTGCTGCTCCGATGATCAACACCAAGCACTTCACACTGAAATCAGACGTTCTGTTTGACTTCAACAAAGCATCTTTGAAGCCAGCAGGTAAAGACGCTCTGGATAAGTTGTATGAAGAAGTTAAGATGATGGACCCTAAGGACGGTGAAGCGCACGTAATTGGCTACACAGACCGTATTGGTTCAGACAAGTACAACCAGCCACTGTCAGAAAAACGTGCTAAATCTGTAGCTGATTACCTTCTTTCCAAGGGCGCTCCAGAAGGCAAAGTTAAGTTTGAAGGCCGTGGTAAGGCTGAGCCAGTTACAGGCGACACTTGCGGTAAAGTTAAAAACCGCGCTAAGTTGATCGAATGTCTGGCACCAGATCGTCGTGTTGAAATCGACATCAAAGGCACAAAAGAAGTTGTGACTCCAGCTAAGAAGTAA